Proteins found in one Pantoea cypripedii genomic segment:
- a CDS encoding YicS family protein, whose amino-acid sequence MRRSLLMIIFAVIPIQHLAASPYDSLATALREQTILQDLRAHCHVSQNISDEVMKKHFMDNPASHEAITSAAYELKNGKKQLYQQKISAVICPTDLTSK is encoded by the coding sequence ATGCGCCGATCTCTACTGATGATCATATTCGCGGTGATACCCATTCAGCACCTGGCCGCATCACCTTACGACAGCCTCGCAACGGCATTGCGCGAGCAAACTATCCTCCAGGATTTGCGTGCACATTGCCATGTCAGTCAAAACATTTCCGATGAAGTAATGAAAAAACACTTTATGGATAACCCGGCTAGCCATGAAGCCATAACCAGCGCCGCTTACGAGCTAAAAAACGGTAAAAAACAGCTTTACCAGCAAAAAATATCTGCTGTGATCTGCCCAACCGATTTAACCAGCAAATAA
- a CDS encoding OmpP1/FadL family transporter, which produces MRHIVLLLAVMSPLSASASGLYLYEIATEDIGLAGAGQAARAQDASTLMTNPAGMTRLPDRMITGGLQALYGDTPYQLDNDAILKGNSPGNTIGWFPGASVFYQQRINDAWSAGIGLYGNYGLGLDFGEWAGDRLIKKSTLVGMTLSPAIALKINDRLSWGLGLGINYGFLSLTRNVDGQDEKATDHDWALNFRTGLLMQVTQATRIGLTYTSKTEYHFNINGEARFPQLDNVSWALPIAAQINTPAQLMLSAVHDLNQQWSLLADLGWQDWSSYGANQIQVSGQPLTRENRLNDTWHTALGVQFRPNDQWRLNAGIAYDSSFYKNQDDTAMTMPSGAAWRYGIGAQYQLTPSSNIGAAFEYLNMESSSVSSPLVKGGYHDPNIYFFSMNYSYQF; this is translated from the coding sequence ATGCGCCATATTGTCCTGTTACTGGCCGTTATGTCGCCGCTGTCTGCCAGCGCCAGCGGCCTCTATCTGTATGAAATCGCAACGGAAGATATTGGGCTGGCGGGTGCAGGCCAGGCAGCGCGTGCGCAGGATGCTTCCACATTGATGACTAACCCCGCCGGGATGACACGCCTGCCCGATCGCATGATCACGGGTGGCCTGCAAGCGCTGTATGGCGACACGCCGTACCAACTGGATAACGATGCCATCCTGAAGGGCAACAGCCCGGGTAACACCATTGGCTGGTTTCCCGGTGCCAGTGTTTTTTACCAGCAACGTATCAACGACGCCTGGTCAGCGGGCATCGGCCTGTACGGTAATTACGGTTTGGGACTGGATTTTGGTGAATGGGCTGGCGACCGCCTGATCAAAAAAAGCACCCTGGTCGGGATGACACTCAGCCCTGCGATTGCCTTGAAGATTAATGACCGCCTGTCATGGGGGCTGGGTCTCGGCATCAATTACGGTTTTCTTTCGCTGACGCGCAATGTTGACGGGCAGGATGAGAAAGCCACCGATCACGACTGGGCGCTCAATTTCCGCACCGGTCTGTTGATGCAGGTAACGCAGGCAACGCGTATCGGCCTGACTTATACCAGCAAAACGGAATACCACTTCAATATCAATGGCGAGGCACGTTTCCCGCAGTTGGATAATGTCTCCTGGGCCCTGCCGATTGCGGCGCAAATTAATACCCCGGCTCAACTGATGCTGAGTGCGGTTCATGATTTAAATCAGCAATGGTCGTTACTTGCTGATTTGGGCTGGCAGGACTGGAGCAGCTACGGCGCGAACCAGATTCAGGTTTCCGGCCAGCCGCTGACGCGGGAAAATCGCCTGAACGATACCTGGCATACCGCGCTCGGCGTGCAGTTTCGTCCCAATGATCAATGGCGCTTGAATGCCGGTATTGCCTATGACAGCAGCTTCTATAAAAACCAGGACGATACCGCGATGACGATGCCATCAGGGGCGGCATGGCGTTACGGCATTGGTGCCCAATATCAGCTCACGCCATCCAGTAATATTGGTGCCGCATTTGAATATCTGAATATGGAATCATCGTCAGTGTCATCACCGCTGGTGAAAGGCGGATATCACGATCCCAATATCTACTTTTTCAGCATGAATTACAGCTATCAATTCTGA
- a CDS encoding anaerobic sulfatase maturase produces the protein MKHSTTVPLPPILTFEKLGVNYKRRYHVMAKPSGSTCNLDCSYCFYLHKEDLLHQHRDKGMTDEILEDFIRQYIASQDGEEIIFSWQGGEPTLMGLAFFEKVVALQKKYQPRNQRIENDLQTNAVLINDQWAAFLKKHHFLVGVSIDGPRELHDRYRVTRSGKPTFDRVIKGIDALKRHGVPFNALVVLNRTNARFPLEVYRFLTQELGATYIQFNPCVEPVDFKSTAPQFWRDETIPVTGSRRAKPGDLDSIVTDWSVDPEDWGQFLKVTFQEWVSKDLGRVQVNLFETAVVQTMGLPSQLCITAEFCGKGLAIEKNGDVFSCDHYVYPEYRLGNVTTHKLAHLVFSERQRQFGVGKRDTLPRYCKTCPYLKLCWGECPKNRIVRAPDGELGLNYLCPGIKTFFKSAMPALEQIASILNNLKE, from the coding sequence CTATTCTTACCTTTGAAAAACTGGGTGTGAATTATAAACGTCGTTATCATGTGATGGCGAAGCCTTCCGGATCCACCTGCAACCTGGATTGCAGTTATTGCTTTTATCTGCATAAAGAAGATTTACTCCATCAACACCGCGATAAAGGAATGACCGATGAAATACTGGAGGATTTTATTCGCCAGTACATTGCCAGCCAGGACGGAGAGGAAATTATTTTCTCATGGCAAGGCGGTGAGCCAACGCTTATGGGTCTGGCATTTTTTGAAAAAGTTGTCGCCTTGCAAAAAAAATATCAACCCAGAAATCAGCGAATTGAAAACGATCTGCAAACTAATGCCGTACTGATAAACGATCAGTGGGCTGCGTTCCTCAAAAAACATCATTTCCTGGTGGGCGTCTCCATTGATGGTCCACGCGAATTGCATGATCGCTACCGCGTCACACGCAGTGGAAAACCTACCTTTGATCGCGTAATAAAAGGTATCGACGCATTAAAGCGCCACGGCGTGCCTTTTAATGCCCTGGTGGTGTTGAACCGGACTAACGCCAGATTTCCCCTTGAAGTGTATCGGTTTTTGACCCAGGAGCTGGGGGCCACCTATATTCAATTTAATCCCTGTGTGGAGCCGGTCGATTTTAAAAGCACCGCCCCCCAGTTCTGGCGCGACGAAACTATCCCGGTAACCGGTTCCCGCCGGGCAAAACCGGGCGACCTCGACTCGATCGTCACGGACTGGTCAGTCGATCCCGAAGACTGGGGGCAGTTTCTGAAAGTGACGTTCCAGGAGTGGGTGAGCAAAGACTTAGGGCGCGTACAGGTCAACCTGTTTGAAACCGCGGTGGTGCAAACCATGGGGCTGCCGTCGCAACTTTGCATCACCGCTGAATTTTGCGGCAAAGGTCTGGCGATAGAGAAAAATGGTGACGTCTTTTCCTGCGATCATTACGTCTATCCGGAGTATCGGCTGGGAAATGTCACTACCCATAAACTGGCGCATCTGGTGTTCTCCGAACGGCAACGCCAGTTCGGCGTAGGGAAAAGAGACACGCTGCCCCGCTACTGCAAGACCTGTCCTTACCTGAAATTGTGCTGGGGCGAGTGTCCTAAAAACCGCATCGTGCGCGCACCCGATGGTGAACTGGGGCTTAATTATTTATGTCCTGGTATCAAAACATTCTTTAAATCAGCCATGCCTGCTTTAGAACAAATCGCCAGCATCCTTAACAACCTCAAAGAGTAA